One segment of Solanum stenotomum isolate F172 chromosome 1, ASM1918654v1, whole genome shotgun sequence DNA contains the following:
- the LOC125864469 gene encoding uncharacterized protein LOC125864469, protein MAGDSTADRSLFGGAVSTTFPIRFQDVSNVRQVPDHQEVFVDPERDESLIIELLDLKMDVADSGSATWFIQDLANEQEAEGTTITEQSAVFEAPELCYRNMPAVITTAVGQMAVAKGRQGREAQNLVKVYLANIRLKEVGTDVLITAYEPLVINPLSESATAVGAGMAVPAAQSGVTPMAEVFKLAVSNFKVHNWSLFGSAAA, encoded by the exons ATGGCTGGTGATTCTACTGCTGATCGTTCTCTCTTCGGTGGCGCTGTTTCCACTACTTTCCCTATCCGTTTCCag GATGTTAGTAATGTTCGTCAAGTTCCTGATCATCAG GAGGTGTTTGTGGACCCTGAGCGCGATGAGAGTTTGATAATTGAGCTTCTGGATCTGAAGATGGATGTAGCAGACAGTGGAAGTGCCACTTGGTTTATTCAAGACCTTGCCAATGAACAAGAGGCTGAGGGAACTACA ATCACTGAGCAGTCAGCAGTGTTTGAGGCCCCTGAATTGTGCTATAGAAACATGCCTGCTGTCATCACCACCGCTGTTGGTCAAATG GCAGTTGCTAAGGGAAGACAAGGGAGGGAAGCACAGAACTTGGTTAAG GTGTACCTGGCAAACATTCGCCTTAAGGAAGTTGGGACTGATGTACTGATAACTGCATATGAGCCTCTAGTAATTAA CCCCTTGAGTGAGAGTGCTACTGCAGTCGGGGCAGGCATGGCTGTACCTGCTGCACAGTCTGGAGTTACGCCAATGGCTGAAGTTTTTAAACTTGCAGTCTCTAATTTCAAAGTGCACAACTGGAGTCTCTTTGGTTCTGCTGCTGCTTGA
- the LOC125864533 gene encoding uncharacterized protein LOC125864533: MTCSACKSKGHNIRTCPNKPPATSEGITTSQASASSKRSGKQKSHPTQAVQQSQSSEPSQAIVQSDNGNRKGVNNAFKRPRVVGHGVFVSKDDFICAEQGRSISRVIKNRAQEKLISSTIVTGDLGCAPSKGLKWKGKSAITGRQLQHKSVFLRQKNIKSQTSSQGAARTEGV, from the exons ATGACTTG CTCCGCTTGTAAGTCAAAAGGTCACAATATAAGaacatgtccaaacaaacctccAGCCACTTCAGAG GGTATTACTACATCACAAGCATCTGCCAGTAGTAAAAGAAGTGGCAAGCAAAAATCTCACCCCACTCAAGCAGTACAACAATCTCAATCTTCTGAACCATCTCAAGCAATAGTGCAAAGTGACAATGGTAATAGAAAAGGTGTAAATAATGCATTTAAGAGGCCAAGAGTAGTGGGTCATGGAGTATTTGTGAGCAAAGATGATTTTATTTGTGCCGAG CAAGGAAGATCTATTAGTAGGGTAATCAAGAATAGAGCACAAGAGAAACTGATAAGTTCAACTATTGTCACCGGTGACCTTGGGTGTGCACCAAGTAAAGGTCTTAAATGGAAGGGGAAAAGTGCTATCACAGGAAGACAACTTCAACATAAAAGTGTTTTTCTTAGACAGAAGAACATCAAGTCACAAACTTCATCACAAGGTGCAGCAAGAACTGAAGGTGTTTAG